The sequence TCGCTCTGTCAGTCATTGAATTCTTCTCTATCTGATATTGGTCATATTCATACCCTCGGTCAGTATCGCTCTTATTAGTCATTCTAATCGTCCAGCAGGAAAGCATTTAGTTTACTTTTTTGATATCAGTTGTATTGTAGAGGATCGAGGATCAGAGGCAAAATCCTCGAGTAGAGGCACGAGATCAAGAGCTGGCGTAGGCACATAGGGGCAGCGAGAGAGAAAGAGTGGAAGAACGATCTTTCAGTGCTATTGAAAGAATTCTGATTCTCTTTAAGATCTCAACTTTCCTTATCCACACTGAAAAGGATTCCTTCCGAGCCGTATGCCTGTAAAAGGGATTGATCTTGGTCAGTCACCTTGTGGATAATATTCAAGCACTTGGCCACTCATTAATTCAGATTTAATATCTGGGCTTTCGCTCACTAGTCAAGTGGAGTGAATCCTGACTCCCTTACTGGCATGACAACTGCTTGAGTCTCATCTCTCTAATCATAGAAAGAAAGATAGGAAAGGTTTCTTCTTcctataaagaaagaaagatatcCTATCCCGCTCTGTCTTCCTTGCTTTCAACAACTGGATCGAAAGAACTTTCCAATGGCTTACTAACTTTTTcggggaaattgccaaaaataggttaaaaaaagagatttaaatgaattttgggacaagttttcaaaagaaagacttttaggacaatttgggtgtgaatagacaaaaatgcccttcattaaatttctatcgctctctattgattgtttcgcctacccacgttcgctttcccttctctttcgcatagaacacctgaagtaaaaaaaaaaaaaacatctcctttctttggcttttcaaatttcccgctctgctcttcgaagatactccgactgttcgtctgtcgtcggtcctccagtgcatttcgtcgcttctccttttcgaacctaagaatcaactttgagcgtgttctcttatttcagtgagttttatctgtaacccattttcaatatatttgctttttcttggcttgaatcatgacatcgacttcaacatcgaccgacggacccttctacaagattaatccttcccatcatttttattccctagtaagctgtttgtctcatttggaaaagacaacacataatattaaggccaaactcaaacccgatcaattagccttatttaggaaaacaaagtttgggcactttttggacctaaatattgtcttcaatgggccactcatccactacttactgttaagggaggtggaagatgaaggaaaggattctataagtttcctactagggggcgttgtttgtactttcggtaggagagagtttaacatcgtaactggactatggggtcctaaagaggactatattcagttgggtgggaacagtcgactgttggagaagtttttcaaagacaaggactgtgtttacgttagcgacttagaagatatatttttggaatacgagggtgatgacgatgatatcgtcaaattagctttagtctactttatagagatatctttgttgggaaaagataggcgaaccaaagtggacattggttttttgaagattgctgatgattggaattcatttaataattatgattggggtcggattgtttttgtacgcacgctaagtgcattgaaaagagccttggacaagcaatatgccaagggaaagaagaaatcaacacagacaaaaaaatatactatcaatggatttccgcatgcattacaggtatttgacttcttacttcttacttcaaaactttaaaaagatcgtttagttatttgaaacgatcgtttagttattttaaacgatcgtttagttattttaaacgatcgtttagttatttaaacgatcgtttagttctttttaacgatcgtttagttatttaaacgatcgtttagttctttttaacgatcgtttagttatgttaaatgatcgtatagttgttttcaaacgattgtataaccacttgtttatatatctatatatatcttgtggcactttctaaacttgtttgtcaaatgtggaataggtttgggcatatgagtctataccaaccatcattggatgtggtgtagataaagtaaacgatcatgccataccacgaatgctgaggtgggtgtgccaacaatcaccaaagtcccaaactataagccaggtgtttgactcgccaatggtaagtagcaagcaatagtaacttacttaaggatcgcgtgattttgtgcttatttctttgtcctaaatacatttgcctttttctatttgcagtttataattaaggcggtcattgagatgacacctgaagaggagcaattgaaaattgcttcaggtgaactttttgaaaacttccgctcatctaccattattcagtcgaagaatggtggttcaaaaagagtacgagaagttgttaacgatgaagatgagttgaaaaagagtaagaaacagaagtccaagattaagatgaaaaaggctattcgaaatctccaagatcgagtagcggttgttgaaggccaacttaatactataaaatccgatattgacgaattgaagggcctgatgtcaaccatattgaagcacattggacttcaaagaaaggttaggaatgaaactgttaagtgtattcacgttagttgtttcatatttggtaaccatgttctcgctaattcattttgaggttccatagggtgacgaaggggaccacaaggtgtccgaaggcttggaggatgaacacattgaagttaaaaagaaggtttggttccatgttcatgctaatattgatgtttaatttctatcattatatacactaatgcattatgagcttccatagggtgacgaagatgtgttggagaagaaggttgatattggtttagaggagccaatagatgtcgttgacgatgaggacgtcatagagatagaaccatttctcactcaacgaccacacgttcggcccgcccgtaggaagcgtgcaagtgtttacctatcaaccccattcacaactctacctaaacggtctctgacatcaaccaccagcacctctgagtctgaagcaattgtttatgatcctatgcacaaaatacttgacgtccatttagatagacttcgagcgtggattacagacaagcgtacagacgatgagctgcgtgaaacctttcatgggaaaaaatcgaaggcttttttcagagacttgtttatgtgtcgccggtggttgtcggatgaggtatgggattatcttatcatttatgcaattataattttatcattgttatggttctatacatttactgcttacttttgtttgtattagcatttggatgcactttttcttttcattcgcttgaagattaaggcagccgggataccttcttctcagaacttcacaactgcggacacaatctttatggtttgtaatcgtctcgttactttatgtatgtatttgcgtttgatatttgtctttcggtctgatatttgcgtttgtatgtttttctttgcagcgcattttagtttcgaagtggcccctatacaaagaatgtattaaagagaatcgcccgtttgactgggacgaagagtataggttggttgactatgttgtcgggtcaaaagtggacttccaagatccttgggcaagtgttgattacgtttactctccattcaatgtccatggcaaccattgggttctattatgcttggatttggtaagttgtcaagtgaaggtatgggattcgcttccgtcacttacaactgccgaagagatgacaaacatattactgcccattcgacagttggtgccaaagttgttagatagtactggcttctttgataggagaggtagatcatcgacatacaaggaaccttggccagttgtcattgttgacccaattccacttcaacgaaataattgtgattgtggcgtattcgcaattaagtattttgagtacatagctgctggtgttggtttagatacattatgtcaagaaaacatgtcatactttagaaaacaattagcatttcaagtATGGAccaaccaacactcctatgtattgaaatattaacataaatcacaagtatcaattggctgttctattattgtgtatgttgcatttcaattagtagtatcgattattctctatgttgcaaaactacttgtagctaaacgatcgctgaatttttttatgattttaagaatatcgtttagactttaccaaacgatcgtttagactgtaccaaacgatcgtttagactttaccaaacgatcgtttagactttactaaacgatcgcttaatattttgacgtttattaagaagatcgtttagacatcgtttattaagaagatcgtttacacttaccgaacgatcgtttagactttaccaaacgatcgtttagactttactaaacgatcgcttagacttttgacatttattaagaagatcgtttagacatcgtttattaagaagatcgtttatacatatgtgcgcgatgagtatttctctacacgaatattttgtgatatgtatctaaacgaatacaaatattaactcaaatattctttctcaattttggtcgcgtttaattgaaaatatcacaaagtatttattttataacaaagtttaaaattataatatgttattctctctataaaaattacataaaaaaattatataaacgaatacaaatattaacaaaagtatttattggcccaaagttccagcacatattgttgtctaaacagtttcatgtttggcacagttagacaaccaaggtcactagcagttacaaggcattcaacaaatttggtacagaaaattccacaatccaatgaacgccctttctgtaatgtggccttcgatctgcgtattggccaagggccatatgtgaaacgatctgaatggaggttgactccaattgcaatcgcgagtgaggcaatgcatcgtgcaggcatttgaagagcttcatcaacaagtttctgctcaacataatttggcattgagtcgaacacgtagatcctgcattttctcatatcagctgcaatagccaaccagtgttcttttatgttgatgcaggtaatcacgtagttgacatctccccaccctggtatgtcgttgtaatcaccaacagcagtgttgaaatagtattcgacatctttttctgtccatatacttaggtgtgctgttgggtctgtccattcagctttcttattatctggtgtcaccagatgagtataAAAAATGtggttccaaacaatgcagtctggtttattgattccagtcttcaagaacaagtcaaaatttaatcagaatataatgatgcagtttaacttgtatacaaaaaaaaaaattaaagaataacaacttaccagaaaagaggaatgtaatattctaaaagaacgcttgcaatggtgcttgagatgcaacattttattctgcaagtgggCGAATAGCAGatccaatgtctacaaagaaaaaataaacgatcgtttaatgaatgaaaggagaggataagcgatcgcataagaaatgtacatgtgatcgtttacgtagtaagcgatcgtgtaatattaacttaacgatcgtttagttaatagaagcgatcgtttagttaatagaagcgatcgtatatcaaatataagcgatcgtttgggaagagtacttacgtctccatgtacccatgtgttttcttcaagctgtctgaaaaagtctttctttctggttgtggagactactttcctttcttcatgggttgtttttcttgattttttccattgcaagtattccttccataattttggatccactttccacatcggattatatggatctacttctctgatttccacatctgggacaggtgttgtagatactgatatgatctgagcagatgttgtgggtggattaccttgttcatcttcatgttgcacctctttatttgctattttacatagctttcttctctttattggtttttcttccacatctttatcaggcacagttactggttctttttcaaccaaagtaactgcttcatcattttttttcatctcaacctgtttttttgttgtttcctgcaatgtaatcgtattaaacaagtaacaaactattcattcaaacgactacaaatttgttgtgtatacataccagttgagattcttcatttacaatttgtacagtttgatccattggagccaattcacaaagtgcaagaggttggctcacatatggaagggtagtaatcatctGTGGCAGGTCTGATTCTTTCTGAATTtgatcagtgcggttgtgtattgcgtagtgacgaaaaacgaaaagtgagaaggcggaacgtatatatatatcggtcgtttttaccaaaggggcaatattgtaaattcgcatactttttttgaaatgttgaatcgcggttgtaaacaattcgc comes from Cucumis melo cultivar AY chromosome 12, USDA_Cmelo_AY_1.0, whole genome shotgun sequence and encodes:
- the LOC127144233 gene encoding uncharacterized protein LOC127144233 yields the protein MTPEEEQLKIASGELFENFRSSTIIQSKNGGSKRVREVVNDEDELKKSKKQKSKIKMKKAIRNLQDRVAVVEGQLNTIKSDIDELKGLMSTILKHIGLQRKGDEGDHKVSEGLEDEHIEVKKKGDEDVLEKKVDIGLEEPIDVVDDEDVIEIEPFLTQRPHVRPARRKRASVYLSTPFTTLPKRSLTSTTSTSESEAIVYDPMHKILDVHLDRLRAWITDKRTDDELRETFHGKKSKAFFRDLFMCRRWLSDEHLDALFLFIRLKIKAAGIPSSQNFTTADTIFMRILVSKWPLYKECIKENRPFDWDEEYRLVDYVVGSKVDFQDPWASVDYVYSPFNVHGNHWVLLCLDLVSCQVKVWDSLPSLTTAEEMTNILLPIRQLVPKLLDSTGFFDRRGRSSTYKEPWPVVIVDPIPLQRNNCDCGVFAIKYFEYIAAGVGLDTLCQENMSYFRKQLAFQVWTNQHSYVLKY
- the LOC127144361 gene encoding uncharacterized protein LOC127144361 isoform X2; this translates as MITTLPYVSQPLALCELAPMDQTVQIVNEESQLVEMKKNDEAVTLVEKEPVTVPDKDVEEKPIKRRKLCKIANKEVQHEDEQGNPPTTSAQIISVSTTPVPDVEIREVDPYNPMWKVDPKLWKEYLQWKKSRKTTHEERKVVSTTRKKDFFRQLEENTWVHGDTLDLLFAHLQNKMLHLKHHCKRSFRILHSSFLTGINKPDCIVWNHIFYTHLVTPDNKKAEWTDPTAHLSIWTEKDVEYYFNTAVGDYNDIPGWGDVNYVITCINIKEHWLAIAADMRKCRIYVFDSMPNYVEQKLVDEALQMPARCIASLAIAIGVNLHSDRFTYGPWPIRRSKATLQKGRSLDCGIFCTKFVECLVTASDLGCLTVPNMKLFRQQYVLELWANKYFC
- the LOC127144361 gene encoding uncharacterized protein LOC127144361 isoform X1, whose protein sequence is MITTLPYVSQPLALCELAPMDQTVQIVNEESQLETTKKQVEMKKNDEAVTLVEKEPVTVPDKDVEEKPIKRRKLCKIANKEVQHEDEQGNPPTTSAQIISVSTTPVPDVEIREVDPYNPMWKVDPKLWKEYLQWKKSRKTTHEERKVVSTTRKKDFFRQLEENTWVHGDTLDLLFAHLQNKMLHLKHHCKRSFRILHSSFLTGINKPDCIVWNHIFYTHLVTPDNKKAEWTDPTAHLSIWTEKDVEYYFNTAVGDYNDIPGWGDVNYVITCINIKEHWLAIAADMRKCRIYVFDSMPNYVEQKLVDEALQMPARCIASLAIAIGVNLHSDRFTYGPWPIRRSKATLQKGRSLDCGIFCTKFVECLVTASDLGCLTVPNMKLFRQQYVLELWANKYFC